The proteins below come from a single Ictalurus punctatus breed USDA103 chromosome 24, Coco_2.0, whole genome shotgun sequence genomic window:
- the LOC108257068 gene encoding hemicentin-1 isoform X3 — MLDHTSQRDLFGILLPLLCFCLVQIPGTCAANSLQPNLPSTQPAPNVTSAPLNITDHSDCPIKIQPVKLVVEFGDSVSANCSTTITHEGMGWEASDGGVDMMQMVQNITWRVESLTHWDMKPICYINVNSVQCELGPSVTVYKHPDRVSISTVNHTGPMIEGREYELQCDVQNVAPVHLLTVSWYKGQHLVKRENFSDKSPFPFNKTTTLQISPSRDDEGVQYRCEAELNLGPEGPQPPPKVTSDPLNITVYFGPELSNCPGVVHLNEGASLAGYCLVTGKPFPDFYWKREESVFDPTTPLNRNSSGEYKIIINKNVTSLTVEVIYGPEISCGHHFIVQEDTYFTPNCTVNGFPQITENWYKDEDDILSGFPRTMYRNAAGNYTLIASNNYSNVSHVIQIEVWYPPSEISELQNENVSIGKDVVLKCVSYANPRPSYRWIYHQTSNVRIVDEDGVSRLHITNADGENTGTYMCIVTNVLGIKNKAVRVDVQGAKAACPLSINPQPVVLAYGSSHNVTCESSVPSASLSWKYADKVLNESTLVINSNLFTDMLGWSGKASCLGHFVGLDDCQKDLNVIIYKRPDKVSISASSHAEPMIEGENYTLQCNIQNVAPVQFLTVNWYKGQDLVKSETDFETKDLSTINTTLVISPSRKDNKKQYSCETVLKLGPQSLCENKSDPLNIAVHYKPAITDKLPPRVPVFHGYPVVLICEASGYPEPSVAWIVNNNRFEGGNLTVKDNGGDYTCIANNSVGSDTRVVQVVQKDVSCKLVLKPPELLVKYGASASVDCSTATPSNHTGMGWEASQGAVGMMEDVQLITWKVDNLVHWEIQPVCFVNTLAGQCQIKLPVTVYKFPDQVSISTVGHTGPLIEGKQYELQCDVHNVAPVDLLTVNWYKGQHLVAKTSFSDSTKTPVNQSTRFHISLSRADDGVRYRCEAELKLSRTKAGTQVSSKVASQTVHRPPA, encoded by the exons gtaCATGTGCTGCAAACTCTCTGCAGCCTAATCTACCTAGCACTCAACCTGCTCCTAATGTGACATCAGCTCCTCTCAACATTACAGATCACA GTGATTGTCCCATTAAAATACAGCCTGTTAAATTAGTGGTGGAGTTTGGAGATTCAGTCTCAGCTAACTGTTCTACAACCATCACCCACGAAGGCATGGGCTGGGAGGCATCTGACGGAGGAGTAGACATGATGCAAATGGTCCAGAACATCACCTGGAGGGTAGAGAGCCTCACGCACTGGGACATGAAACCAATTTGCTACATAAATGTAAACTCCGTGCAGTGCGAACTTGGGCCCTCAGTTACTGTTTACA AGCATCCAGACCGGGTGTCCATCAGCACCGTGAATCACACAGGGCCGATGATTGAAGGCAGAGAGTACGAGCTCCAGTGTGATGTTCAGAATGTTGCTCCTGTTCATCTCCTCACTGTGAGCTGGTACAAAGGACAACATCTAGTGAAAAGAGAAAACTTTTCTGATAAGAGCCCATTTCCATTTAATAAAACCACAACACTTCAGATCTCCCCGAGCAGAGATGATGAAGGAGTTCAGTACAGATGTGAGGCAGAACTGAATCTGGGACCAGAAGGACCTCAACCTCCTCCTAAAGTGACATCAGATCCTCTCAACATTACAGTGTATT TTGGACCTGAGCTTTCAAACTGTCCTGGTGTTGTACATCTGAATGAGGGAGCGAGTCTGGCAGGCTACTGCCTTGTCACAGGAAAACCATTTCCTGATTTCTACTGGAAGAGAGAGGAGTCTGTATTTGACCCTACCACTCCACTTAATAGGAACTCAAGTGGAGAGTACAAAATCATCATCAACAAGAATGTTACTTCCCTGACGGTGGAAGTGATAT ATGGACCAGAAATTTCATGTGGACACCATTTTATAGTCCAAGAAGATACATATTTCACACCCAACTGCACGGTTAACGGTTTTCCACAGATTACTGAGAATTGGTATAAAGATGAAGACGACATCCTGTCAGGGTTCCCACGAACTATGTACAGGAATGCTGCAGGGAATTACACTCTAATAGCAAGCAACAACTACTCCAACGTCAGTCATGTAATACAAATCGAGGTCTGGT ATCCACCCTCGGAGATTTCAGAGCTGCAGAATGAAAATGTATCTATTGGCAAAGATGTGGTGCTCAAGTGCGTTTCTTATGCCAACCCTCGGCCCAGCTACAGATGGATCTACCATCAGACATCTAATGTACGTATCGTGGACGAAGATGGCGTGTCTCGGCTGCACATAACGAATGCTGATGGAGAAAACACTGGCACGTACATGTGCATTGTCACCAATGTTTTGGGAATAAAGAACAAAGCGGTCAGAGTTGATGTTCAAG gtGCAAAGGCCGCATGTCCGCTTTCTATCAACCCGCAACCTGTAGTGTTGGCGTATGGCAGTTCTCATAATGTGACATGTGAATCATCTGTGCCTAGCGCAAGCTTGAGTTGGAAATATGCGGACAAAGTGCTTAATGAGAGCACCTTGGTAATTAACTCTAACTTGTTTACCGATATGCTGGGCTGGAGTGGAAAAGCATCATGCCTTGGACATTTTGTGGGACTTGACGATTGTCAAAAAGATTTAAATGTTATCATTTACA AGCGTCCAGACAAGGTGTCCATTAGCGCCTCGAGTCACGCAGAGCCGATGATCGAAGGCGAAAACTATACACTCCAGTGTAACATTCAGAATGTCGCTCCTGTTCAGTTCCTCACTGTGAACTGGTACAAAGGACAAGATCTAGTGAAAAGTGAAACGGATTTTGAGACCAAGGATCTTAGTACTATTAATACGACACTCGTGATCTCCCCAAGCAGAAAGGATAATAAAAAACAGTACAGTTGTGAAACAGTGCTGAAACTGGGACCACAAAGCctttgtgaaaataaatcagaTCCTCTCAACATTGCTGTTCATT ACAAACCGGCTATAACGGATAAATTGCCACCACGGGTCCCGGTCTTTCACGGCTATCCGGTGGTGCTTATTTGTGAGGCCAGTGGGTATCCAGAGCCCTCTGTCGCATGGATCGTCAACAACAATAGATTCGAAGGTGGAAACCTGACAGTGAAAGATAACGGCGGTGACTACACCTGCATTGCAAACAATTCTGTTGGGAGTGACACCAGAGTGGTCCAGGTAGTCCAGAAAG ATGTCAGTTGCAAGCTTGTGCTCAAGCCCCCTGAACTGCTGGTGAAGTACGGAGCTTCAGCGTCGGTGGATTGTTCCACTGCAACTCCAAGCAACCACACAGGCATGGGCTGGGAGGCGTCTCAGGGAGCAGTGGGCATGATGGAAGATGTCCAGCTCATCACCTGGAAGGTGGACAACCTCGTGCACTGGGAAATACAGCCTGTTTGTTTCGTCAACACATTGGCAGGGCAGTGTCAAATCAAGCTCCCAGTAACTGTTTACA AGTTTCCAGACCAGGTGTCCATCAGCACCGTGGGTCACACAGGGCCGTTGATTGAAGGCAAACAGTACGAACTCCAGTGTGACGTTCACAATGTTGCTCCTGTTGACCTCCTAACTGTGAACTGGTACAAAGGACAACATTTGGTTGCAAAAACCTCATTTTCTGACTCCACCAAGACTCCAGTGAATCAGTCCACCCGATTCCACATATCCCTGAGCAGAGCTGATGATGGAGTTCGCTACAGGTGTGAGGCGGAGCTGAAACTGAGCAGGACGAAAGCTGGAACTCAAGTTTCTTCCAAAGTGGCATCACAG ACCGTCCACAGGCCACCAGCGTAG
- the LOC108257068 gene encoding hemicentin-1 isoform X2: MLDHTSQRDLFGILLPLLCFCLVQIPGTCAANSLQPNLPSTQPAPNVTSAPLNITDHSDCPIKIQPVKLVVEFGDSVSANCSTTITHEGMGWEASDGGVDMMQMVQNITWRVESLTHWDMKPICYINVNSVQCELGPSVTVYKHPDRVSISTVNHTGPMIEGREYELQCDVQNVAPVHLLTVSWYKGQHLVKRENFSDKSPFPFNKTTTLQISPSRDDEGVQYRCEAELNLGPEGPQPPPKVTSDPLNITVYFGPELSNCPGVVHLNEGASLAGYCLVTGKPFPDFYWKREESVFDPTTPLNRNSSGEYKIIINKNVTSLTVEVIYGPEISCGHHFIVQEDTYFTPNCTVNGFPQITENWYKDEDDILSGFPRTMYRNAAGNYTLIASNNYSNVSHVIQIEVWYPPSEISELQNENVSIGKDVVLKCVSYANPRPSYRWIYHQTSNVRIVDEDGVSRLHITNADGENTGTYMCIVTNVLGIKNKAVRVDVQGAKAACPLSINPQPVVLAYGSSHNVTCESSVPSASLSWKYADKVLNESTLVINSNLFTDMLGWSGKASCLGHFVGLDDCQKDLNVIIYKRPDKVSISASSHAEPMIEGENYTLQCNIQNVAPVQFLTVNWYKGQDLVKSETDFETKDLSTINTTLVISPSRKDNKKQYSCETVLKLGPQSLCENKSDPLNIAVHYKPAITDKLPPRVPVFHGYPVVLICEASGYPEPSVAWIVNNNRFEGGNLTVKDNGGDYTCIANNSVGSDTRVVQVVQKDVSCKLVLKPPELLVKYGASASVDCSTATPSNHTGMGWEASQGAVGMMEDVQLITWKVDNLVHWEIQPVCFVNTLAGQCQIKLPVTVYKFPDQVSISTVGHTGPLIEGKQYELQCDVHNVAPVDLLTVNWYKGQHLVAKTSFSDSTKTPVNQSTRFHISLSRADDGVRYRCEAELKLSRTKAGTQVSSKVASQVLGLTVHYRPQATSVVEIFNETTKVVALNCTVKANPPPRYTWSSTNLGKEFNIGHPVLNISSMGSGNYTCTASNGIGSVSKLFVVKTKPRGMVVRAPAHVTPHAEVSLGETLNSKLLPMAS, encoded by the exons gtaCATGTGCTGCAAACTCTCTGCAGCCTAATCTACCTAGCACTCAACCTGCTCCTAATGTGACATCAGCTCCTCTCAACATTACAGATCACA GTGATTGTCCCATTAAAATACAGCCTGTTAAATTAGTGGTGGAGTTTGGAGATTCAGTCTCAGCTAACTGTTCTACAACCATCACCCACGAAGGCATGGGCTGGGAGGCATCTGACGGAGGAGTAGACATGATGCAAATGGTCCAGAACATCACCTGGAGGGTAGAGAGCCTCACGCACTGGGACATGAAACCAATTTGCTACATAAATGTAAACTCCGTGCAGTGCGAACTTGGGCCCTCAGTTACTGTTTACA AGCATCCAGACCGGGTGTCCATCAGCACCGTGAATCACACAGGGCCGATGATTGAAGGCAGAGAGTACGAGCTCCAGTGTGATGTTCAGAATGTTGCTCCTGTTCATCTCCTCACTGTGAGCTGGTACAAAGGACAACATCTAGTGAAAAGAGAAAACTTTTCTGATAAGAGCCCATTTCCATTTAATAAAACCACAACACTTCAGATCTCCCCGAGCAGAGATGATGAAGGAGTTCAGTACAGATGTGAGGCAGAACTGAATCTGGGACCAGAAGGACCTCAACCTCCTCCTAAAGTGACATCAGATCCTCTCAACATTACAGTGTATT TTGGACCTGAGCTTTCAAACTGTCCTGGTGTTGTACATCTGAATGAGGGAGCGAGTCTGGCAGGCTACTGCCTTGTCACAGGAAAACCATTTCCTGATTTCTACTGGAAGAGAGAGGAGTCTGTATTTGACCCTACCACTCCACTTAATAGGAACTCAAGTGGAGAGTACAAAATCATCATCAACAAGAATGTTACTTCCCTGACGGTGGAAGTGATAT ATGGACCAGAAATTTCATGTGGACACCATTTTATAGTCCAAGAAGATACATATTTCACACCCAACTGCACGGTTAACGGTTTTCCACAGATTACTGAGAATTGGTATAAAGATGAAGACGACATCCTGTCAGGGTTCCCACGAACTATGTACAGGAATGCTGCAGGGAATTACACTCTAATAGCAAGCAACAACTACTCCAACGTCAGTCATGTAATACAAATCGAGGTCTGGT ATCCACCCTCGGAGATTTCAGAGCTGCAGAATGAAAATGTATCTATTGGCAAAGATGTGGTGCTCAAGTGCGTTTCTTATGCCAACCCTCGGCCCAGCTACAGATGGATCTACCATCAGACATCTAATGTACGTATCGTGGACGAAGATGGCGTGTCTCGGCTGCACATAACGAATGCTGATGGAGAAAACACTGGCACGTACATGTGCATTGTCACCAATGTTTTGGGAATAAAGAACAAAGCGGTCAGAGTTGATGTTCAAG gtGCAAAGGCCGCATGTCCGCTTTCTATCAACCCGCAACCTGTAGTGTTGGCGTATGGCAGTTCTCATAATGTGACATGTGAATCATCTGTGCCTAGCGCAAGCTTGAGTTGGAAATATGCGGACAAAGTGCTTAATGAGAGCACCTTGGTAATTAACTCTAACTTGTTTACCGATATGCTGGGCTGGAGTGGAAAAGCATCATGCCTTGGACATTTTGTGGGACTTGACGATTGTCAAAAAGATTTAAATGTTATCATTTACA AGCGTCCAGACAAGGTGTCCATTAGCGCCTCGAGTCACGCAGAGCCGATGATCGAAGGCGAAAACTATACACTCCAGTGTAACATTCAGAATGTCGCTCCTGTTCAGTTCCTCACTGTGAACTGGTACAAAGGACAAGATCTAGTGAAAAGTGAAACGGATTTTGAGACCAAGGATCTTAGTACTATTAATACGACACTCGTGATCTCCCCAAGCAGAAAGGATAATAAAAAACAGTACAGTTGTGAAACAGTGCTGAAACTGGGACCACAAAGCctttgtgaaaataaatcagaTCCTCTCAACATTGCTGTTCATT ACAAACCGGCTATAACGGATAAATTGCCACCACGGGTCCCGGTCTTTCACGGCTATCCGGTGGTGCTTATTTGTGAGGCCAGTGGGTATCCAGAGCCCTCTGTCGCATGGATCGTCAACAACAATAGATTCGAAGGTGGAAACCTGACAGTGAAAGATAACGGCGGTGACTACACCTGCATTGCAAACAATTCTGTTGGGAGTGACACCAGAGTGGTCCAGGTAGTCCAGAAAG ATGTCAGTTGCAAGCTTGTGCTCAAGCCCCCTGAACTGCTGGTGAAGTACGGAGCTTCAGCGTCGGTGGATTGTTCCACTGCAACTCCAAGCAACCACACAGGCATGGGCTGGGAGGCGTCTCAGGGAGCAGTGGGCATGATGGAAGATGTCCAGCTCATCACCTGGAAGGTGGACAACCTCGTGCACTGGGAAATACAGCCTGTTTGTTTCGTCAACACATTGGCAGGGCAGTGTCAAATCAAGCTCCCAGTAACTGTTTACA AGTTTCCAGACCAGGTGTCCATCAGCACCGTGGGTCACACAGGGCCGTTGATTGAAGGCAAACAGTACGAACTCCAGTGTGACGTTCACAATGTTGCTCCTGTTGACCTCCTAACTGTGAACTGGTACAAAGGACAACATTTGGTTGCAAAAACCTCATTTTCTGACTCCACCAAGACTCCAGTGAATCAGTCCACCCGATTCCACATATCCCTGAGCAGAGCTGATGATGGAGTTCGCTACAGGTGTGAGGCGGAGCTGAAACTGAGCAGGACGAAAGCTGGAACTCAAGTTTCTTCCAAAGTGGCATCACAGGTTCTTGGCCTTACTGTACATT ACCGTCCACAGGCCACCAGCGTAGTAGAGATCTTCAACGAGACAACCAAAGTCGTCGCATTGAACTGCACAGTGAAGGCAAATCCTCCTCCGAGGTATACATGGAGCTCAACAAATCTGGGGAAGGAATTTAATATAGGCCATCCAGTCCTCAACATATCATCTATGGGATCTGGGAACTACACTTGCACAGCGTCGAATGGAATCGGCAGCGTCAGCAAACTGTTCGTTGTTAAAACTAAACCTAGAG GGATGGTGGTTCGAGctccggcccacgtgactccacatgccgaagtgtccttgggcgagacactgaactccaagttgctcccaatggcaagttag
- the LOC108257068 gene encoding hemicentin-1 isoform X1, with translation MLDHTSQRDLFGILLPLLCFCLVQIPGTCAANSLQPNLPSTQPAPNVTSAPLNITDHSDCPIKIQPVKLVVEFGDSVSANCSTTITHEGMGWEASDGGVDMMQMVQNITWRVESLTHWDMKPICYINVNSVQCELGPSVTVYKHPDRVSISTVNHTGPMIEGREYELQCDVQNVAPVHLLTVSWYKGQHLVKRENFSDKSPFPFNKTTTLQISPSRDDEGVQYRCEAELNLGPEGPQPPPKVTSDPLNITVYFGPELSNCPGVVHLNEGASLAGYCLVTGKPFPDFYWKREESVFDPTTPLNRNSSGEYKIIINKNVTSLTVEVIYGPEISCGHHFIVQEDTYFTPNCTVNGFPQITENWYKDEDDILSGFPRTMYRNAAGNYTLIASNNYSNVSHVIQIEVWYPPSEISELQNENVSIGKDVVLKCVSYANPRPSYRWIYHQTSNVRIVDEDGVSRLHITNADGENTGTYMCIVTNVLGIKNKAVRVDVQGAKAACPLSINPQPVVLAYGSSHNVTCESSVPSASLSWKYADKVLNESTLVINSNLFTDMLGWSGKASCLGHFVGLDDCQKDLNVIIYKRPDKVSISASSHAEPMIEGENYTLQCNIQNVAPVQFLTVNWYKGQDLVKSETDFETKDLSTINTTLVISPSRKDNKKQYSCETVLKLGPQSLCENKSDPLNIAVHYKPAITDKLPPRVPVFHGYPVVLICEASGYPEPSVAWIVNNNRFEGGNLTVKDNGGDYTCIANNSVGSDTRVVQVVQKDVSCKLVLKPPELLVKYGASASVDCSTATPSNHTGMGWEASQGAVGMMEDVQLITWKVDNLVHWEIQPVCFVNTLAGQCQIKLPVTVYKFPDQVSISTVGHTGPLIEGKQYELQCDVHNVAPVDLLTVNWYKGQHLVAKTSFSDSTKTPVNQSTRFHISLSRADDGVRYRCEAELKLSRTKAGTQVSSKVASQVLGLTVHYRPQATSVVEIFNETTKVVALNCTVKANPPPRYTWSSTNLGKEFNIGHPVLNISSMGSGNYTCTASNGIGSVSKLFVVKTKPRGGNRTTFWAIVGPFVGLAVVTIVGYVSVKTRTIKK, from the exons gtaCATGTGCTGCAAACTCTCTGCAGCCTAATCTACCTAGCACTCAACCTGCTCCTAATGTGACATCAGCTCCTCTCAACATTACAGATCACA GTGATTGTCCCATTAAAATACAGCCTGTTAAATTAGTGGTGGAGTTTGGAGATTCAGTCTCAGCTAACTGTTCTACAACCATCACCCACGAAGGCATGGGCTGGGAGGCATCTGACGGAGGAGTAGACATGATGCAAATGGTCCAGAACATCACCTGGAGGGTAGAGAGCCTCACGCACTGGGACATGAAACCAATTTGCTACATAAATGTAAACTCCGTGCAGTGCGAACTTGGGCCCTCAGTTACTGTTTACA AGCATCCAGACCGGGTGTCCATCAGCACCGTGAATCACACAGGGCCGATGATTGAAGGCAGAGAGTACGAGCTCCAGTGTGATGTTCAGAATGTTGCTCCTGTTCATCTCCTCACTGTGAGCTGGTACAAAGGACAACATCTAGTGAAAAGAGAAAACTTTTCTGATAAGAGCCCATTTCCATTTAATAAAACCACAACACTTCAGATCTCCCCGAGCAGAGATGATGAAGGAGTTCAGTACAGATGTGAGGCAGAACTGAATCTGGGACCAGAAGGACCTCAACCTCCTCCTAAAGTGACATCAGATCCTCTCAACATTACAGTGTATT TTGGACCTGAGCTTTCAAACTGTCCTGGTGTTGTACATCTGAATGAGGGAGCGAGTCTGGCAGGCTACTGCCTTGTCACAGGAAAACCATTTCCTGATTTCTACTGGAAGAGAGAGGAGTCTGTATTTGACCCTACCACTCCACTTAATAGGAACTCAAGTGGAGAGTACAAAATCATCATCAACAAGAATGTTACTTCCCTGACGGTGGAAGTGATAT ATGGACCAGAAATTTCATGTGGACACCATTTTATAGTCCAAGAAGATACATATTTCACACCCAACTGCACGGTTAACGGTTTTCCACAGATTACTGAGAATTGGTATAAAGATGAAGACGACATCCTGTCAGGGTTCCCACGAACTATGTACAGGAATGCTGCAGGGAATTACACTCTAATAGCAAGCAACAACTACTCCAACGTCAGTCATGTAATACAAATCGAGGTCTGGT ATCCACCCTCGGAGATTTCAGAGCTGCAGAATGAAAATGTATCTATTGGCAAAGATGTGGTGCTCAAGTGCGTTTCTTATGCCAACCCTCGGCCCAGCTACAGATGGATCTACCATCAGACATCTAATGTACGTATCGTGGACGAAGATGGCGTGTCTCGGCTGCACATAACGAATGCTGATGGAGAAAACACTGGCACGTACATGTGCATTGTCACCAATGTTTTGGGAATAAAGAACAAAGCGGTCAGAGTTGATGTTCAAG gtGCAAAGGCCGCATGTCCGCTTTCTATCAACCCGCAACCTGTAGTGTTGGCGTATGGCAGTTCTCATAATGTGACATGTGAATCATCTGTGCCTAGCGCAAGCTTGAGTTGGAAATATGCGGACAAAGTGCTTAATGAGAGCACCTTGGTAATTAACTCTAACTTGTTTACCGATATGCTGGGCTGGAGTGGAAAAGCATCATGCCTTGGACATTTTGTGGGACTTGACGATTGTCAAAAAGATTTAAATGTTATCATTTACA AGCGTCCAGACAAGGTGTCCATTAGCGCCTCGAGTCACGCAGAGCCGATGATCGAAGGCGAAAACTATACACTCCAGTGTAACATTCAGAATGTCGCTCCTGTTCAGTTCCTCACTGTGAACTGGTACAAAGGACAAGATCTAGTGAAAAGTGAAACGGATTTTGAGACCAAGGATCTTAGTACTATTAATACGACACTCGTGATCTCCCCAAGCAGAAAGGATAATAAAAAACAGTACAGTTGTGAAACAGTGCTGAAACTGGGACCACAAAGCctttgtgaaaataaatcagaTCCTCTCAACATTGCTGTTCATT ACAAACCGGCTATAACGGATAAATTGCCACCACGGGTCCCGGTCTTTCACGGCTATCCGGTGGTGCTTATTTGTGAGGCCAGTGGGTATCCAGAGCCCTCTGTCGCATGGATCGTCAACAACAATAGATTCGAAGGTGGAAACCTGACAGTGAAAGATAACGGCGGTGACTACACCTGCATTGCAAACAATTCTGTTGGGAGTGACACCAGAGTGGTCCAGGTAGTCCAGAAAG ATGTCAGTTGCAAGCTTGTGCTCAAGCCCCCTGAACTGCTGGTGAAGTACGGAGCTTCAGCGTCGGTGGATTGTTCCACTGCAACTCCAAGCAACCACACAGGCATGGGCTGGGAGGCGTCTCAGGGAGCAGTGGGCATGATGGAAGATGTCCAGCTCATCACCTGGAAGGTGGACAACCTCGTGCACTGGGAAATACAGCCTGTTTGTTTCGTCAACACATTGGCAGGGCAGTGTCAAATCAAGCTCCCAGTAACTGTTTACA AGTTTCCAGACCAGGTGTCCATCAGCACCGTGGGTCACACAGGGCCGTTGATTGAAGGCAAACAGTACGAACTCCAGTGTGACGTTCACAATGTTGCTCCTGTTGACCTCCTAACTGTGAACTGGTACAAAGGACAACATTTGGTTGCAAAAACCTCATTTTCTGACTCCACCAAGACTCCAGTGAATCAGTCCACCCGATTCCACATATCCCTGAGCAGAGCTGATGATGGAGTTCGCTACAGGTGTGAGGCGGAGCTGAAACTGAGCAGGACGAAAGCTGGAACTCAAGTTTCTTCCAAAGTGGCATCACAGGTTCTTGGCCTTACTGTACATT ACCGTCCACAGGCCACCAGCGTAGTAGAGATCTTCAACGAGACAACCAAAGTCGTCGCATTGAACTGCACAGTGAAGGCAAATCCTCCTCCGAGGTATACATGGAGCTCAACAAATCTGGGGAAGGAATTTAATATAGGCCATCCAGTCCTCAACATATCATCTATGGGATCTGGGAACTACACTTGCACAGCGTCGAATGGAATCGGCAGCGTCAGCAAACTGTTCGTTGTTAAAACTAAACCTAGAG GTGGAAATCGTACCACTTTTTGGGCGATTGTTGGCCCCTTTGTCGGACTGGCTGTGGTGACGATCGTCGGTTATGTATCGGTCAAAACGAGGACTATCAAGAAATGA